AAAAGattattacttaaacgataaaatagctttggtgcgaattgctctaacttcatagctttttttttttccaaaattttttattcatttcatacCCCCTTAGAATTCGAATTTTCAGAAATTCTTTCGGATGCggacgttgtaataactatctgtgtgcaaaagttcagcccgatccgtcaagtggcaagagctgtgcgttgatagatcagtcagtcagtcctttgcgttttatatatattctagtCTGTTAGGCCAAAAAGTTATAAGTCGGTAATTCTTATTTACCTtaaacttcatagcttaatattaatataatttgagatggtaataacaataaaaaaccggctaagtttttcgtgggctcttcttagaccagggcgcgtttggaacccccgtagctttaggtttaagttagcgaacgaagttatcaccatccccttacaattatgtagacatttatgcatgaacgcttcataagtgcccgtgataggcctgcatgaatgaagaaattttgaattttgaattgaatgtcaaaggtcatgcaaggaacatgtcctaaaAAGTGCCGACCTGGGTCCACCAACCAGAGGTTGATGTTAAGCCTTACAtggctgtaattacactggcattCACGctctttagaccggaacacagcaatgctgtttggcgacagaaataaaaaagggtagtacttccacggacaatttctgtcacaaaaagttctactactgcTAGAATtctccatgttttttttttttcaacttacgactagttttacaggaattttcctagtgcactagcgtagatactgatgcctACCTACATACTAAACTTAATCAGTGTAACAAATGCACCATAGAGcaacctttgtgagttcagtcagagtacaacaaaacagatccgtTCTCTCAGCTACGAGTATGTCATTAAGGATGCGAATCGCGCGCGTCAGCGGCGCCTTGTTGAGCAAGTTGGTGTGTCGCGCGGCCAGCAGGGGCGGCCTGCGCCTGCCCCACACGACACAATATTTTCATCTTAACGTACctacttcttcttctgggcagtttccgcacgtaagcgcttcgcttgttgtacgtgaaatttcccaatgttgctcgctactccagtcatccaagctcgttccagaatcccagcatgccgcccaggttgctgaggatttctgggatagtggctggtaatcccaggtagatctcgcgttgctctgtcacgcccgtgcactccagcatcacgtgcgtaggtgtttcattcttctccatgcatgctctgcaaagagggctgtcggtgacacctataatggaaagatgtctgtttaaggagctatgtcctgttatgagtcccaccaccttcctaagtttgcttctatccaggcggagtagtttgttagttagatgttggtttaggttagggaaagctattttggtttgtttacaatcttttgcaTTGGCCCAAAGTTGGGAATGCTCCCTTTGTGTTTGTTCatgtagccatgttttgtacTCACTGAACGGAATCGGTACGATCGGTTCTGGTCCTACTACCTTCAGTGTTGTGGCTTGGCGAGCTAGTGAGTCCGCCGCTTCGTTTCCTGGGTTCCCGTCATGCCCTTTGACCCACCTTAGGGTGATGTCATTAGAGGCAGCGAGTGTTTCCAGGGCGTTGTGGCAGTCGTATATGAGATTAGAAGTTGTGCTGCTGCTGGCCAGGGAACGTACCTACTTACATTATGACGTCTTCTTCTTTGAGACCTTCAACACCTGGTGGAGATGGGGCCGAGACTACTTTTTTCCATATAGACCTATCCCGAGCTGCAGACTTTATCGTATTCCAAGATAAGTTTGAAGCCTTCATTTCCCCTTCCATGTTGCCTTTGGCCTTCCACGTCTTCGTTTGCCTTCCCCAGGCTGCCATTTGACATTGTGACGTAGGTTTCTAAAATAACTAGACGGGTGTTAGGTTGTGTGGTGtcatatcagaatacagttgtctccCCCTCCTCATTCCGCGGGTATCATACGAGGCGACcaagagtatatatatatttatacactgTAACCCGTCTGGCCAATGTGGCGAttgtgggcaaaccctccctttgggATAGGCTCATAATCCAACTTTGGGCTGTTATAGAGTATTGATGATTATATGAGTTTGAATTTAATTAGACGCCATAAAATGCATTTTGCGCGTAGTTACGATTTCAATGTCAAACAAAATTAAGGCCTGATTAGATAGAAAACCAAAACAAACCAATTAACGATTTAATCAACAGACGTCGATAAGGATGAAACtacttaataaatacaaaatattatttttatgttttatcatTTGCCAGCCGAAGAAATAGAACAATATGAGGTCGGTGTCTGTGGCGTTTTTAACGGCGATTCTTGTCGTCGCTTATGCTGAACCGGATGAGCTTCCATTGGCAGAGCCTTGTGATGAATCAGCGTGCAAATTGCCCAACTGCCTGTGCTCAAGTCAGGATATCCCAGGAAATTTAGAACCCAGAGATACACCTcaggtaaaattaataaaattgatcgcactttatttcataatatcgctagaaattattttattaataaaggtaaCGTATCCCTTAATAATCTTGtcttatatactcgtattatactaatacatatataaaactgaagagtttgtttgtttacttgaactcGATGAACTACTGGCcagattttaaatattcttacagtgttggatagcccatttatcttTGAAGACCAATAGAAGCAATaacaccaatgaagaatgtttcaaaatcagagtctttttccttttgagagcttccgatgcgtgccctacgtaaacggttaaagtttcgatataaTAATGTATGACAAAATCTTTCCCCTTCAAAAGTTCTAGAAAAAATCCACGACAGTATATGTCCATCTTTTAAAGTTGACTGACTTAAATGCGGCCAAAGTCGGGAGTGACTGCtagtactaatatataaagctgaagagtttgtttatttgaacgcgatgatctcaggaacgtGTGGTGCGATTTTAGAagttatttcagtgttggatagcctattTACCGAGAAAGgcaggctatatatcatcagtTAAGGCCAATAAAAGAATAGCATCAAAGAAGCCGGTTTCATAATCGGGTTGTTTTTCCTTTGAGAGTTTCCGATGCGTGCCctacgtaaacggttaaagtttcgataaaatcatgtatgacaaattTGTTCCCCTTTTAAAGATCTAAAACAAAGTATGTGACATATGTCTATATTGTAAGGTCGTCTTATtcgcgggcgaagtcgcgagggaccactatattgtaataattctgaatcccttattttaataatcctgcttcatcatcatcatcacatcaacccattaccggcccactacagagcacgggtctcctcccacattgaggaagggttaaagccgtagtccaccacgctggcccagtgcggattggtgggcaacgctaatcaaaaaatattattagttctCTATAATTCTAAATGAGTTTCAAATactttatagatattttttcctTACAGTTTGTTCTACTTACATTTGATGATGCTATTACTGATTTAAACACACAGACCTACCGCTCCCTAATTTATAGGCGCACTAATAAAAATCAGTGCCCCATTGGAGTGACTTTCTTCATGCAACATGAATATACCGATTACGTTATGGTTAACGAGCTATACAACCAGGGCTTCGAGATTGGTTTGCATTCCATTTCTCATAGAACGCCACAAGATTTCTGGAGGGATGCTAGCTACGAACAGCTGATGCGCGAGATCGGAGATCAGAAACAACAGATTTTTGCATTTGCAAATGTTCCCGCTAGCACAATTACaggtcagttttttttattatttcactatagGTTAGCTTGACTGTAATCTCGcctgatgcagtcttagatgttaacgggctaacctgttagggactatggtagtcataccccttatcggtttcaacgcaacatcgcatcggaacactaaatcgcttagcggcacgtttgttgatagggtggtaactagctacgtccaaagcctcccaccagaccagaacagagaaaatttagaaattataaatacccaaattggcgctgctgggaatcgaacccgcgacctcctaTTTAATTCACAGCACTgttgcgccagcgaggtcgtcaaaagcTCCCAATTGTTTATATTGCACTTAATGCACctccattcaaaattcatttatttcaaagagGAAGAAGaagcaatattttattgcacacaaacatcgaaatatacataaaatatagaataagcaacagaacaaaaattttaggcatgcaaaggcggccttattgctgcaagcaatctcttacaggcaactggcagaaggaaaagctgcaatagagcgggatagtgcaattatatattcgaaaataaatagacatacatataaaataaatatatatatacatatatatatgtatatacatatatatatatataaataaatataatataaatacttatataattaaatattgaaaaaataaaaatacaaataatacacattaattaagatatttgttatataagtaatttacttcactcaaagacagatagtagtctttaagacgacTTATGACTTTTACGGATTAGAGgattaatataagcacttttaaaacgttatgtcgtctgtttgtagtgactctaccaccggttcttatttctgctgcttaGCAGCATTCTTGCAATGCTATGTACCAGTTTACatgcaaatgaggcttaacatgctctgcgaagttttgctctgtttataggcgttattattccacttaccaccacgtgGCCCACCTATTTGGGCCGTcaattataatcataaaaaaacacattgtcCCCCGGTCCCCACGAAATGGAGGCCGgagctttttttaattaaataaggtAGGTATAACTTTTCCATTAAACTTATGgaaataggtaaaataaaaatttgaattccGCCAATTTCCATTGAATAGTGTTTCTAAAACATCCCTATGGAAATGAAAATTTTAGTGCGCATAAATGTCAAACGGTGCTCGTACTATTTAGCTCAAGTTATAACTTTGATCTTGATTCTAGGTGTGCGCAGTCCATTCCTACAATTAAGtggcaataacaattttaaaatgatgaAGAGCGCTGGCATCACATACGACTTGTCTCGGCCTACCACTAGATACACTGATCCCGGCATGTGGCCTTATACACTGGACTACCAATCCACGCAAGATTGTGTCATCGGTCCTTGCCCCAACGCAAGCTTCCCTGGTGCCTGGGTCATCCCCATGATCTCTTGGACAGACTTATCAGGATTTCCATGCGCTATGGCCGATGCCTGTTTCCATAGGTAAGTAAAACTCATAACTACTAatcttgaattaattattatcttgaattttaaactaaactaatttgtGTAAAATTCATGCTAAATTGAAATAATACCAAGAATGGTACCACCGATTCCGAGATTTGGTTGCTAGCTGTAAAATTCATGCTAGAGTGAAGTAATATCAAGAATTGTACTACCGGTTCCGAGATTTGGTTGCTAACTGTAAAATTCATGCTACAGTAAAATAATACCAAGAATGGTACTACCGGTTCCGAGATTTGGTCGCTAGCTGTGAAATTCATGCTAGAGTGAAATAATACCAAAAATGGTCACACCCTTGCCGGGATTTGTTTGCTAGGCGACGATAATATAGCataataaaaagattatatataagcaagtaaataaatgaacacTGAATATAGAATACAAACTGAAGATTATTCTTGGCCTAAATATCTTGGcgttgtctggtctggtgggaggctttggcagtggctagtttagctagttaccaccctaccctatgggttgaatataactgccatactctctagcaggttagcccgctaccatcttagactgcataatcacttaacaCCTAAGAccaggctaacttgtagtgtaataaaaataaatatatatcttgcTTTAACCGTGAAAGAAATAATCGTAAAGAAaactgaatgcctgagagttaataacgttcttaaaggagtgtgtagtctaccaatcttGGTCATaatacttggccagcgtggtggccagGAAGCCCTGTTCTGTAATGAGTTGTAAATAGGTTAATAGTGATGaagtaaaa
This sequence is a window from Pararge aegeria chromosome 1, ilParAegt1.1, whole genome shotgun sequence. Protein-coding genes within it:
- the LOC120634071 gene encoding chitin deacetylase 8-like; the protein is MRSVSVAFLTAILVVAYAEPDELPLAEPCDESACKLPNCLCSSQDIPGNLEPRDTPQFVLLTFDDAITDLNTQTYRSLIYRRTNKNQCPIGVTFFMQHEYTDYVMVNELYNQGFEIGLHSISHRTPQDFWRDASYEQLMREIGDQKQQIFAFANVPASTITGVRSPFLQLSGNNNFKMMKSAGITYDLSRPTTRYTDPGMWPYTLDYQSTQDCVIGPCPNASFPGAWVIPMISWTDLSGFPCAMADACFHSPDTEEGWFQFILQNFERHYLGNRAPFGIYIHEAYIRPRPHVQRALTRFFDTINNINDVFMVNAKEVIDWTQNPIPINEYVKKSCRRTVPAACRPVFCPGLFSQDTEKTYYLRVCSRCPRNYPWVNNPLGN